From Pseudopipra pipra isolate bDixPip1 chromosome 9, bDixPip1.hap1, whole genome shotgun sequence, a single genomic window includes:
- the USP33 gene encoding ubiquitin carboxyl-terminal hydrolase 33 isoform X3, with protein MSSPGSDCPHLESVGEITKEELIQKSHGTCQDCKVRGPNLWACLENRCTYVGCGESHVDHSTTHSQETKHCLTVNLTTLRVWCYACSKEVFLDRKLGSHSPLPSARSSHQAQENSVQDFKIPSNPTLKIPLAAVFDDLDIEVEEDELKTRGLTGLKNIGNTCYMNAALQALSNCPPLTHFFLDCGGLARTDKKPAICKSYLKLMTELWHKSRPGSVVPTGLFQGIKTVNPMFRGYSQQDAQEFLRCLMDLLHEELKEPVVELEDAQPMSVEESMEEDKSQSDLSFQPCESCGNCEKTENDTIFKPVLEDPAETTMLIQDDDNNSVTSKDWQKEKISSNKLKRANSMEDLEKDSNTASETTEFLNNQGTVKVQIHSRFSEYINDVHMNDMSAAQSPSSVEGMNSRLSNSPPKSFSSCSSLAPVHKKVSTVSSPKRRKRKKYRSVISDIFDGTIISSVQCLTCDRLSVTLETFQDLSLPIPGKEDLAKLHSASHQTSLVKTGSCGEAYAPQGWIAFFMEYFKSWFWGPVVTLQDCLAAFFARDELKGDNMYSCGRCKKLRNGVKFCKVQKFPEILCIHLKRFRHELMFSTKIGTHVSFPLEGLDLQPFLAKDSPAQIVTYDLLSVICHHGTASSGHYIAYCRNNLNNLWYEFDDQSVTEVSESTVQNAEAYVLFYRKSSEEAQRERRRISSLLNMMEPSLLQFYVSRQWLNKFKTFAEPGPISNNDFLCMHGGVPPHKANFIEDLVVMLPQNIWDNLYSRYGGGPAVNHLYVCHTCQIESERIEKRRKNELEMFIRLNRAFQEEESPSTFYCISMHWFREWEAFVKGKDSDPPGPIDNAKIAVTKCGNAVLKQGADSGQISEETWNFLQSIYGGGPEIILRPPVPPVEPDILQTEEKIELETHGL; from the exons AACAGATGCACCTACGTTGGCTGTGGTGAATCCCACGTGGATCACAGTACCACCCATTCCCAG gAGACAAAACACTGTCTAACTGTCAACCTCACCACACTCCGTGTTTGGTGTTATGCCTGTAGTAAGGAAGTGTTCCTGGATAGAAAACTGGGATCTCATTCTCCACTGCCAAGTGCAAGATCGTCTCACCAAGCACAAGAAAACAGCGTGCAG GATTTTAAAATACCTAGTAATCCCACACTGAAGATTCCACTAGCAGCTGTATTTGATGACTTAGATATAGAAGTGGAAGAGGATGAATTGAAGACTAGAG GTCTAACAGGattaaaaaatattggaaaCACTTGTTACATGAATGCAGCTTTACAAGCTCTTTCCAACTG cCCACCTTTGACACACTTTTTTCTTGACTGTGGAGGCTTAGCCAGGACAGATAAAAAACCAGCAATTTGTAAAAGTTACCTCAAGCTGATGACAGAACTCTGGCACAAAAGCAG gCCCGGATCTGTTGTTCCTACTGGTTTATTTCAAGGAATTAAAACTGTTAATCCAATGTTTCGAGGCTACTCCCAACAG GATGCACAGGAATTTTTGCGTTGCCTGATGGATTTGCTTCATGAGGAACTTAAAGAGCCAGTTGTGGAACTGGAAGATGCCCAGCCCATGAGTGTTGAAGAGAGTATGGAAGAAGACAAGAGCCAGTCAGACCTGAGCTTCCAGCCCTGTGAATCCTGTGGAAactgtgagaaaacagaaaacgaCACCATTTTCAAACCTGTGTTAGAGGATCCTGCAGAAACAACCATGTTGATTCAGGATGATGATAACAACTCAGTCACATCCAAAGactggcagaaagaaaaaatatccagCAACAAGCTTAAAAGAGCAAATTCTATGGAAGACTTGGAAAAAGACTCAAACACTGCTTCAGAGACCACTGAATTCTTAAATAATCAAGGAACTGTCAAAGTGCAGATCCACAGCAGATTCTCAG AATACATCAATGATGTCCACATGAATGACATGTCTGCAGCCCAAAGCCCATCATCAGTTGAAGGGATGAACTCACGCTTGTCAAACAGTCCTCCAAAATCATTCTCATCGTGCTCTTCGCTGGCACCAGTCCACAAAAAAG TTTCAACGGTGTCATCCCCCAAAAGGAGGAAGCGCAAGAAGTACAGGAGTGTGATCTCTGACATATTTGATGGCACTATAATCAGCTCAGTCCAGTGCTTGACTTGTGATCGG ctgTCTGTAACTCTGGAGACCTTTCAGGATCTGTCCTTGCCTATTCCAGGTAAGGAAGATCTTGCTAAACTCCATTCTGCAAGTCATCAGACATCTCTAGTCAAGACAGGGTCCTGTGGAGAAGCCTATGCCCCTCAGGGATGGATAGCCTTTTTTATGGAATATTTCAAAAG CTGGTTTTGGGGTCCAGTTGTAACCTTACAAGATTGTCTTGCTGCCTTTTTCGCCAGAGATGAGCTCAAGG GTGATAACATGTACAGCTGTGGAAGGTGTAAAAA GTTAAGAAATGGAGTGAAATTCTGCAAAGTGCAAAAATTTCCCGAG ATATTGTGCATTCACCTCAAAAGATTTAGACATGAACTTATGTTTTCCACAAAAATTGGGACCCACGTGTCCTTCCCCTTGGAAGGCCTCGAtcttcagcctttccttgcGAAGGACAGTCCAGCTCAAATCGTGACTTACGATCTCCTGTCTGTCATCTGCCACCATGGAACTGCCAGCA GTGGCCATTACATCGCTTACTGTCGCAACAATTTAAATAACCTGTGGTATGAATTTGATGACCAGAGTGTCACAGAAGTATCAGAATCCACAGTGCAAAATGCAGAAGCCTATGTTCTCTTCTACAG GAAGAGCAGTGAGGAAGCCCAGAGGGAGAGACGGAGGATCTCGAGCCTGCTGAACATGATGGAGCCCAGTCTGCTGCAGTTCTACGTTTCCAGGCAGTGGTTAAACAAGTTCAAGACTTTTGCAGAGCCAGGACCAATCTCAAATAATGACTTTCTCTGTATGCATGGAG GTGTTCCTCCACACAAAGCCAACTTCATAGAGGACCTGGTTGTAATGCTACCTCAAAATATATGGGATAATCTGTATAGCAG ATATGGAGGAGGCCCAGCTGTTAACCATCTGTATGTTTGTCATACCTGCCAAATAGAGTCTGAAAGAAttgaaaaaaggaggaaaaatgaatTGGAAATGTTTATTCGG cttAATAGAGCATTCCAAGAAGAAGAATCTCCATCAACATTTTACTGCATCAGCATGCACTGGTTCAGAGAATGGGAAGCATTTGTGAAGGGTAAAGACAGTG ATCCTCCAGGTCCCATTGATAATGCTAAGATTGCAGTGACAAAATGTGGGAATGCTGTGCTAAAACAAG GTGCAGACTCTGGACAAATATCTGAAGAAACATGGAATTTTCTTCAGTCAATCTATGGTGGAGGTCCAGAGATTATCCTCAGACCACCTGTTCCTCCAGTTGAACCTGATATATTGCAAACAGAGGAGAAGATTGAATTAGAAACTCATGGTCTGTAG
- the USP33 gene encoding ubiquitin carboxyl-terminal hydrolase 33 isoform X2 yields the protein MSSPGSDCPHLESVGEITKEELIQKSHGTCQDCKVRGPNLWACLENRCTYVGCGESHVDHSTTHSQETKHCLTVNLTTLRVWCYACSKEVFLDRKLGSHSPLPSARSSHQAQENSVQDFKIPSNPTLKIPLAAVFDDLDIEVEEDELKTRGLTGLKNIGNTCYMNAALQALSNCPPLTHFFLDCGGLARTDKKPAICKSYLKLMTELWHKSRPGSVVPTGLFQGIKTVNPMFRGYSQQDAQEFLRCLMDLLHEELKEPVVELEDAQPMSVEESMEEDKSQSDLSFQPCESCGNCEKTENDTIFKPVLEDPAETTMLIQDDDNNSVTSKDWQKEKISSNKLKRANSMEDLEKDSNTASETTEFLNNQGTVKVQIHSRFSEYINDVHMNDMSAAQSPSSVEGMNSRLSNSPPKSFSSCSSLAPVHKKVSTVSSPKRRKRKKYRSVISDIFDGTIISSVQCLTCDRLSVTLETFQDLSLPIPGKEDLAKLHSASHQTSLVKTGSCGEAYAPQGWIAFFMEYFKRFVVSCVPSWFWGPVVTLQDCLAAFFARDELKGDNMYSCGRCKKLRNGVKFCKVQKFPEILCIHLKRFRHELMFSTKIGTHVSFPLEGLDLQPFLAKDSPAQIVTYDLLSVICHHGTASSGHYIAYCRNNLNNLWYEFDDQSVTEVSESTVQNAEAYVLFYRKSSEEAQRERRRISSLLNMMEPSLLQFYVSRQWLNKFKTFAEPGPISNNDFLCMHGGVPPHKANFIEDLVVMLPQNIWDNLYSRYGGGPAVNHLYVCHTCQIESERIEKRRKNELEMFIRLNRAFQEEESPSTFYCISMHWFREWEAFVKGKDSDPPGPIDNAKIAVTKCGNAVLKQGADSGQISEETWNFLQSIYGGGPEIILRPPVPPVEPDILQTEEKIELETHGL from the exons AACAGATGCACCTACGTTGGCTGTGGTGAATCCCACGTGGATCACAGTACCACCCATTCCCAG gAGACAAAACACTGTCTAACTGTCAACCTCACCACACTCCGTGTTTGGTGTTATGCCTGTAGTAAGGAAGTGTTCCTGGATAGAAAACTGGGATCTCATTCTCCACTGCCAAGTGCAAGATCGTCTCACCAAGCACAAGAAAACAGCGTGCAG GATTTTAAAATACCTAGTAATCCCACACTGAAGATTCCACTAGCAGCTGTATTTGATGACTTAGATATAGAAGTGGAAGAGGATGAATTGAAGACTAGAG GTCTAACAGGattaaaaaatattggaaaCACTTGTTACATGAATGCAGCTTTACAAGCTCTTTCCAACTG cCCACCTTTGACACACTTTTTTCTTGACTGTGGAGGCTTAGCCAGGACAGATAAAAAACCAGCAATTTGTAAAAGTTACCTCAAGCTGATGACAGAACTCTGGCACAAAAGCAG gCCCGGATCTGTTGTTCCTACTGGTTTATTTCAAGGAATTAAAACTGTTAATCCAATGTTTCGAGGCTACTCCCAACAG GATGCACAGGAATTTTTGCGTTGCCTGATGGATTTGCTTCATGAGGAACTTAAAGAGCCAGTTGTGGAACTGGAAGATGCCCAGCCCATGAGTGTTGAAGAGAGTATGGAAGAAGACAAGAGCCAGTCAGACCTGAGCTTCCAGCCCTGTGAATCCTGTGGAAactgtgagaaaacagaaaacgaCACCATTTTCAAACCTGTGTTAGAGGATCCTGCAGAAACAACCATGTTGATTCAGGATGATGATAACAACTCAGTCACATCCAAAGactggcagaaagaaaaaatatccagCAACAAGCTTAAAAGAGCAAATTCTATGGAAGACTTGGAAAAAGACTCAAACACTGCTTCAGAGACCACTGAATTCTTAAATAATCAAGGAACTGTCAAAGTGCAGATCCACAGCAGATTCTCAG AATACATCAATGATGTCCACATGAATGACATGTCTGCAGCCCAAAGCCCATCATCAGTTGAAGGGATGAACTCACGCTTGTCAAACAGTCCTCCAAAATCATTCTCATCGTGCTCTTCGCTGGCACCAGTCCACAAAAAAG TTTCAACGGTGTCATCCCCCAAAAGGAGGAAGCGCAAGAAGTACAGGAGTGTGATCTCTGACATATTTGATGGCACTATAATCAGCTCAGTCCAGTGCTTGACTTGTGATCGG ctgTCTGTAACTCTGGAGACCTTTCAGGATCTGTCCTTGCCTATTCCAGGTAAGGAAGATCTTGCTAAACTCCATTCTGCAAGTCATCAGACATCTCTAGTCAAGACAGGGTCCTGTGGAGAAGCCTATGCCCCTCAGGGATGGATAGCCTTTTTTATGGAATATTTCAAAAG GTTTGTTGTCTCATGTGTTCCTAGCTGGTTTTGGGGTCCAGTTGTAACCTTACAAGATTGTCTTGCTGCCTTTTTCGCCAGAGATGAGCTCAAGG GTGATAACATGTACAGCTGTGGAAGGTGTAAAAA GTTAAGAAATGGAGTGAAATTCTGCAAAGTGCAAAAATTTCCCGAG ATATTGTGCATTCACCTCAAAAGATTTAGACATGAACTTATGTTTTCCACAAAAATTGGGACCCACGTGTCCTTCCCCTTGGAAGGCCTCGAtcttcagcctttccttgcGAAGGACAGTCCAGCTCAAATCGTGACTTACGATCTCCTGTCTGTCATCTGCCACCATGGAACTGCCAGCA GTGGCCATTACATCGCTTACTGTCGCAACAATTTAAATAACCTGTGGTATGAATTTGATGACCAGAGTGTCACAGAAGTATCAGAATCCACAGTGCAAAATGCAGAAGCCTATGTTCTCTTCTACAG GAAGAGCAGTGAGGAAGCCCAGAGGGAGAGACGGAGGATCTCGAGCCTGCTGAACATGATGGAGCCCAGTCTGCTGCAGTTCTACGTTTCCAGGCAGTGGTTAAACAAGTTCAAGACTTTTGCAGAGCCAGGACCAATCTCAAATAATGACTTTCTCTGTATGCATGGAG GTGTTCCTCCACACAAAGCCAACTTCATAGAGGACCTGGTTGTAATGCTACCTCAAAATATATGGGATAATCTGTATAGCAG ATATGGAGGAGGCCCAGCTGTTAACCATCTGTATGTTTGTCATACCTGCCAAATAGAGTCTGAAAGAAttgaaaaaaggaggaaaaatgaatTGGAAATGTTTATTCGG cttAATAGAGCATTCCAAGAAGAAGAATCTCCATCAACATTTTACTGCATCAGCATGCACTGGTTCAGAGAATGGGAAGCATTTGTGAAGGGTAAAGACAGTG ATCCTCCAGGTCCCATTGATAATGCTAAGATTGCAGTGACAAAATGTGGGAATGCTGTGCTAAAACAAG GTGCAGACTCTGGACAAATATCTGAAGAAACATGGAATTTTCTTCAGTCAATCTATGGTGGAGGTCCAGAGATTATCCTCAGACCACCTGTTCCTCCAGTTGAACCTGATATATTGCAAACAGAGGAGAAGATTGAATTAGAAACTCATGGTCTGTAG
- the USP33 gene encoding ubiquitin carboxyl-terminal hydrolase 33 isoform X1: protein MSSPGSDCPHLESVGEITKEELIQKSHGTCQDCKVRGPNLWACLENRCTYVGCGESHVDHSTTHSQETKHCLTVNLTTLRVWCYACSKEVFLDRKLGSHSPLPSARSSHQAQENSVQDFKIPSNPTLKIPLAAVFDDLDIEVEEDELKTRGLTGLKNIGNTCYMNAALQALSNCPPLTHFFLDCGGLARTDKKPAICKSYLKLMTELWHKSRPGSVVPTGLFQGIKTVNPMFRGYSQQDAQEFLRCLMDLLHEELKEPVVELEDAQPMSVEESMEEDKSQSDLSFQPCESCGNCEKTENDTIFKPVLEDPAETTMLIQDDDNNSVTSKDWQKEKISSNKLKRANSMEDLEKDSNTASETTEFLNNQGTVKVQIHSRFSEYINDVHMNDMSAAQSPSSVEGMNSRLSNSPPKSFSSCSSLAPVHKKVSTVSSPKRRKRKKYRSVISDIFDGTIISSVQCLTCDRLSVTLETFQDLSLPIPGKEDLAKLHSASHQTSLVKTGSCGEAYAPQGWIAFFMEYFKRCFRFVVSCVPSWFWGPVVTLQDCLAAFFARDELKGDNMYSCGRCKKLRNGVKFCKVQKFPEILCIHLKRFRHELMFSTKIGTHVSFPLEGLDLQPFLAKDSPAQIVTYDLLSVICHHGTASSGHYIAYCRNNLNNLWYEFDDQSVTEVSESTVQNAEAYVLFYRKSSEEAQRERRRISSLLNMMEPSLLQFYVSRQWLNKFKTFAEPGPISNNDFLCMHGGVPPHKANFIEDLVVMLPQNIWDNLYSRYGGGPAVNHLYVCHTCQIESERIEKRRKNELEMFIRLNRAFQEEESPSTFYCISMHWFREWEAFVKGKDSDPPGPIDNAKIAVTKCGNAVLKQGADSGQISEETWNFLQSIYGGGPEIILRPPVPPVEPDILQTEEKIELETHGL, encoded by the exons AACAGATGCACCTACGTTGGCTGTGGTGAATCCCACGTGGATCACAGTACCACCCATTCCCAG gAGACAAAACACTGTCTAACTGTCAACCTCACCACACTCCGTGTTTGGTGTTATGCCTGTAGTAAGGAAGTGTTCCTGGATAGAAAACTGGGATCTCATTCTCCACTGCCAAGTGCAAGATCGTCTCACCAAGCACAAGAAAACAGCGTGCAG GATTTTAAAATACCTAGTAATCCCACACTGAAGATTCCACTAGCAGCTGTATTTGATGACTTAGATATAGAAGTGGAAGAGGATGAATTGAAGACTAGAG GTCTAACAGGattaaaaaatattggaaaCACTTGTTACATGAATGCAGCTTTACAAGCTCTTTCCAACTG cCCACCTTTGACACACTTTTTTCTTGACTGTGGAGGCTTAGCCAGGACAGATAAAAAACCAGCAATTTGTAAAAGTTACCTCAAGCTGATGACAGAACTCTGGCACAAAAGCAG gCCCGGATCTGTTGTTCCTACTGGTTTATTTCAAGGAATTAAAACTGTTAATCCAATGTTTCGAGGCTACTCCCAACAG GATGCACAGGAATTTTTGCGTTGCCTGATGGATTTGCTTCATGAGGAACTTAAAGAGCCAGTTGTGGAACTGGAAGATGCCCAGCCCATGAGTGTTGAAGAGAGTATGGAAGAAGACAAGAGCCAGTCAGACCTGAGCTTCCAGCCCTGTGAATCCTGTGGAAactgtgagaaaacagaaaacgaCACCATTTTCAAACCTGTGTTAGAGGATCCTGCAGAAACAACCATGTTGATTCAGGATGATGATAACAACTCAGTCACATCCAAAGactggcagaaagaaaaaatatccagCAACAAGCTTAAAAGAGCAAATTCTATGGAAGACTTGGAAAAAGACTCAAACACTGCTTCAGAGACCACTGAATTCTTAAATAATCAAGGAACTGTCAAAGTGCAGATCCACAGCAGATTCTCAG AATACATCAATGATGTCCACATGAATGACATGTCTGCAGCCCAAAGCCCATCATCAGTTGAAGGGATGAACTCACGCTTGTCAAACAGTCCTCCAAAATCATTCTCATCGTGCTCTTCGCTGGCACCAGTCCACAAAAAAG TTTCAACGGTGTCATCCCCCAAAAGGAGGAAGCGCAAGAAGTACAGGAGTGTGATCTCTGACATATTTGATGGCACTATAATCAGCTCAGTCCAGTGCTTGACTTGTGATCGG ctgTCTGTAACTCTGGAGACCTTTCAGGATCTGTCCTTGCCTATTCCAGGTAAGGAAGATCTTGCTAAACTCCATTCTGCAAGTCATCAGACATCTCTAGTCAAGACAGGGTCCTGTGGAGAAGCCTATGCCCCTCAGGGATGGATAGCCTTTTTTATGGAATATTTCAAAAG ATGTTTCAGGTTTGTTGTCTCATGTGTTCCTAGCTGGTTTTGGGGTCCAGTTGTAACCTTACAAGATTGTCTTGCTGCCTTTTTCGCCAGAGATGAGCTCAAGG GTGATAACATGTACAGCTGTGGAAGGTGTAAAAA GTTAAGAAATGGAGTGAAATTCTGCAAAGTGCAAAAATTTCCCGAG ATATTGTGCATTCACCTCAAAAGATTTAGACATGAACTTATGTTTTCCACAAAAATTGGGACCCACGTGTCCTTCCCCTTGGAAGGCCTCGAtcttcagcctttccttgcGAAGGACAGTCCAGCTCAAATCGTGACTTACGATCTCCTGTCTGTCATCTGCCACCATGGAACTGCCAGCA GTGGCCATTACATCGCTTACTGTCGCAACAATTTAAATAACCTGTGGTATGAATTTGATGACCAGAGTGTCACAGAAGTATCAGAATCCACAGTGCAAAATGCAGAAGCCTATGTTCTCTTCTACAG GAAGAGCAGTGAGGAAGCCCAGAGGGAGAGACGGAGGATCTCGAGCCTGCTGAACATGATGGAGCCCAGTCTGCTGCAGTTCTACGTTTCCAGGCAGTGGTTAAACAAGTTCAAGACTTTTGCAGAGCCAGGACCAATCTCAAATAATGACTTTCTCTGTATGCATGGAG GTGTTCCTCCACACAAAGCCAACTTCATAGAGGACCTGGTTGTAATGCTACCTCAAAATATATGGGATAATCTGTATAGCAG ATATGGAGGAGGCCCAGCTGTTAACCATCTGTATGTTTGTCATACCTGCCAAATAGAGTCTGAAAGAAttgaaaaaaggaggaaaaatgaatTGGAAATGTTTATTCGG cttAATAGAGCATTCCAAGAAGAAGAATCTCCATCAACATTTTACTGCATCAGCATGCACTGGTTCAGAGAATGGGAAGCATTTGTGAAGGGTAAAGACAGTG ATCCTCCAGGTCCCATTGATAATGCTAAGATTGCAGTGACAAAATGTGGGAATGCTGTGCTAAAACAAG GTGCAGACTCTGGACAAATATCTGAAGAAACATGGAATTTTCTTCAGTCAATCTATGGTGGAGGTCCAGAGATTATCCTCAGACCACCTGTTCCTCCAGTTGAACCTGATATATTGCAAACAGAGGAGAAGATTGAATTAGAAACTCATGGTCTGTAG